The window ATGGCGGCGACGTGGATGCAATCACGGCGGCCACCATCAGTTCGCGGGCGTTCTGTGACGGTGTAAACAAAGCCTACACCGCGCTGCGGCAGGAGACGGTAAGATGAAATTGTGGACAGAGTTTTCCAAAGGCTTTTTTAAAGAGAACGCCGTGTTCGTTCTTCTGCTGGGCATGTGTCCCACCCTGGCGGTTACCGGTTCGGCCATCAACGGTCTGGGCATGGGCCTGGCAACCACCGCTGTGCTGGTGGGTTCCAACCTGGTGATCTCCCTGCTCAAGCGCTGGATCCCCGACAAGGTACGCATCCCCGTATTCATCGTGGTCATTGCCAGCTTTGTCACCATTATCGATTTGAGCATGGCCGCCTATGTTCCGGACCTGCACAAGGCCCTGGGGATTTTTATCCCGCTGATCGTGGTCAACTGCGTGATCCTCGGCCGCGCCGAAGCTTTCGCCTCCAAACGGGGGGTAATGGAATCTTTGGTCGACGGTCTGGGCATGGGACTTGGTTTTGCCTTTGCCCTTACCCTGCTGGGGTCCCTGCGTGAGATCCTGGGTGCGGGATCGCTTTTCGGTTGGTCCTTCCTGCCCGAAGGCTCCACCACCATCCTGCTGTTTATCCTGTCGCCGGGTGCATTTATCACCCTGGGGTTCCTGATCGCGCTGATCAACGTGATGCGGCGCCGTTTTGCCTGAGGAGGTAAGCCATGAGCATATTCCTGATCATTGTCGGTGCCATTTTTGTCAACAACATCGTGCTCATGCAGTTCCTGGGCATCTGTCCCTTCCTGGGCGTGAGCACCAGGGTGAAAACCGCCACGGGCATGAGCGCCGCGGTCCTGTTCGTCATGACCCTGGCCACCCTGATCACTTTTCT is drawn from Candidatus Aminicenantes bacterium and contains these coding sequences:
- a CDS encoding electron transport complex subunit E translates to MKLWTEFSKGFFKENAVFVLLLGMCPTLAVTGSAINGLGMGLATTAVLVGSNLVISLLKRWIPDKVRIPVFIVVIASFVTIIDLSMAAYVPDLHKALGIFIPLIVVNCVILGRAEAFASKRGVMESLVDGLGMGLGFAFALTLLGSLREILGAGSLFGWSFLPEGSTTILLFILSPGAFITLGFLIALINVMRRRFA